One Aegilops tauschii subsp. strangulata cultivar AL8/78 chromosome 2, Aet v6.0, whole genome shotgun sequence genomic window, TGTATGGAAAGTGCCAGCATAATTTTCTGCACTGTTTCTAGCTCTTCCAAAGTAACAAGCAATAAAAAACTAGAGTTGCTTGTTGTCGATGAGGCTGCTCAGTTGAAAGAATGTGAAACATTGATCCCTTTGCGTTTGCCTGCATTGAAGCATGCTATCCTCATTGGTGATGAGTGTCAACTACCAGCAACAGTTGTTAGTAAGGTTAGTTCTTGATCTTATATTCTTGTCTCGTGTCTACTAATCTGTCAAGCATAAGATTCCTCATTTGTTTTGTTACATTTGTGTCATGTCATCTCAAGTTGTGATCCCTGTAGGTTTGCAAGGATGCATTATTTGGGAGAAGTCTCTTTGCGAGGTTGAGTTCACTGGGACATGAAAAGTATCTGCTTAACATGCAATACAGAATGCATCCATCCATTAGCATTTTTCCAAACAGCAGCTTCTATGGCGGGCAACTCTTGGATGCTCCTAGTGTCATGCAAAAAGAACACCAAAAGAAGTATCTTCCAGGTTCTATGTTTGGTACTTACTCTTTCTTCAATATTGAAGATAGTTGGGAGGATGTCGACGAACTTGGTCATAGCAGGAAGAACGTGGTTGAAGTTACCATTATCCAGGAAATCTTGCAAAATCTCCGAAGAGGCATGTGTTCTGTCATCATGCTGTTTTATTACGTGTGAAATTTATCTATTTTTTCTACCTTACGTTGTTACAAGAGTATTGCATTTATTTCTGAACCATTTATTTGTAGTTTTCAGCTGGACTTAAATTGATGATTGGGCATGTTTATTATGGAAATATGATCATTAAACATAGATTTTAATTAACAAGTCCAATTAGTTTCATGGTATGATATTAGGTTGTTATGTTCTATTTAGGAAGGTTGCATGTATAGTTTAGCACACACCAGTAACAATGTTTCTGTTTctggaactttgaaaaattggaAACATAAATAATGATAGTGTGACGCCCAATAGAGTGTTGAAACAGCATATACTCAGGGTGATTTCCTTTTGCTttgttctttatagcatggaTATCAGGGCACATGCTTACTATACATATTTCACCGTGCAGCTTGTTCTAAGACTATGAAGAAGGTCACAGTTGGTGTCATATGCCCATACTCTGCtcaagttctagcaattcaagaaaaactgaggaaaataaaGTTTGGCCCCTTGTCAGTAAAAATTAGTTCTGTTGATGGCTTCCAAGGTGGCGAGGAAGACATAATCATTTTATCAACTGTCAGGTCCAACTCTGATGGGGTGGTAGGGTTTGTTTCAGATCGACAACGTACAAACGTAGCTTTGACAAGAGCAAGGTATCTTATGTTGTGATGTCACGTTCCTTTTGTGATTGGTTTTGTCTATCTTCTCAGTGCGTTACTTATTCCACTTTGAATACAGACATTGCCTTTGGATTTTGGGAAATACCGCAACCCTATCCAGGAGTGGTTCTATCTGGGCAGATCTAGTGCACAATGCCAAGGAACGGCAGTGTTTCTTCAATGCAAAAAGTGATGGGGCTATTTCTCGTGTGATTGCTAAGCATGAGAGTGAGCTCAGTTCAGTTAAAGACAAAAGTGTTACACCTTTACAAGTTAAAAATAACACTGTTCGGGTATTGACTCGCTGGTCCCTTTCCTCTACTACCTATGAGTTATCTTGAATTAGTTTTCATCATTTCTCATGTTCAATTTGCCAAGTGTGAATGTGCTAACATTTATTTGTTTTAAATGGAAACATGTGTTGCCAAATAGATTACCAGGAACGTGTTGTAGACTTCTCTTGTGTTAATGGCCCTATTTTTCTAGGTATGGGTATGGGATTATCTATTTTACTGCTATGGAATCATACTAGGTCAACTTTTCAGAAGTaagctactccctctgtaaataaatttAGTGACCTAAAACCTCTTACATTTGTTTACAGAGGTAGTATTTCATTAGTCAGGAATCCATCTTCATATTGCTCGAACTTGAAAATGCAGCAACAAGAGAACACAAGCTGTGATTAAATGGCCTGAATTATTAGTCCAATTATGTAACTGTGCTACTATCGGTACAGTCAATAACTTGGTAGAAGTAACTCAATGTATTGCGTGCAACATTTGTTATGGATCACATGCTACTTTGGTTATCGCTGTCCTATCAATTAAGTCGATGAAATAATTCTGAAATTTGAAGTTGTTATGGAAACAGTTGTTGCCTGAATTATTAGTCCAATTATGTAACTGTGCTACTATCGGTACAGTCAATAACTTGGTAGAAGTAACTCAATCTATTGCGTGCAACATTTGTTATGGATCACATGCTACTTTGGTTATCGCTGTCCTATCAATTAAGTCGATGAAATAATTCTGAAATTTGAAGTTGTTGCCTTGTGTAATTCATAATTCCTGTGTCCATCCAGGTTCAGGCACCATCTCGAACTCGTAAGGGGCAGAAACGTCAACGACACCCTTCTTTGAAATGTGGTCCATCTCATGCTGGGAGTCGTCAACGAGGCGGTGTTGCCTCCGGTCCCGATCCACATCGCCGAAAGGATAAAGGGATCGTTGAAGATCTCATTGCTTCCTTCAGCAGTCTTAGACTCCGTTGAAGAATCTTCACCTTTCAGAGCCAAGTTCTTTTTGGAGATGAGCTAAGACCATGATCTACTATTTCTAAACGCCAACCCCTACAAAATTGGCAGCAGAGTGACTTTATCCTGTATAAGCTCATTGGGTTGTAGGCAAATGGCCCATGAGATTCTATTTTGGCTCACACGACTCTGCAATTTTTGCGTTGAGTGGAGGTCTGCCTTGGTTTGGGATTGCTGTTAAGTTTGGATGTCCAGACTGCAGGCTTGAACGTCAATGTTAGTACTACTGGCGGCGTGAGTGCCGATTTTCCGAGGTCTGAAGAGCCGGCTGTGCTCCTGATACTAGAAGATGACACTGTATCGATCACTACTGTGCTAGTAGTACCATATCATCATGCCTTTGTTTTGGTGGACGAAAAAGGAAATTTATCAGCAGCtagtactactccctccatccggaacTAGATACTTCCGTTTGAGTGACAGTTATTTCCAGACGGATGAAGCACTATATATCATGCTTTTGTTTCAGATCATACAGCTTTAGTAATTTGTAGTTCATGCAATTTGAATTTCTCCTAGTACGTCTATGATTATGCAACATGTAAGTATCGGGAAGTGAGACAGTTCACgctcacgcacacgcacacgaTGGGTGTTCTGTTTGGATGTTCAGACAGTAGCCAAAGATGCTGTTCCTGAGCTCGGGTTCTGAGGGGGGTCGTAGGAAGAGGGAGTGTTGCTTGGTTTGAAGGCGGCGGAGAGGGTGACCGAGCGAGCGAGCAGCCAGGGCGGGAAGCGCCATGACCAGGCAGCGGACAGAACGGGTTGATGGGCGGGCGTCGCGGCGCTTGCATATGCACTGGGAAGTCGCACTTGCTGACAGATCTTGCGCCTGCGTATCACTACAAGTTGCAGCAACCAGGGGTGGTGACGAGGATGTGATATCTCGGCAGCTGCCGTCCGAACCACCGGCAATGTAAGGGCTCGTTCGGTTTGGAGGAAATTGAAACGTAGGAATTAGGAGTAGTATAGGAATTTGATAGGATGGCATTTGCCATTTTAAGGAATTGACTTACCTCGTTTCTACGTGCAAAATAAGCTTTGAgtggatgtgtagtttcctttaaAAAGTATAGAAAATGGGTGGTATTCCTACGAAATTCCTATATGTCACTTAGTCATATCTGCCTCGCAGCGGGTCAGCACCTCCAAAAGAAAGAGAGGGAGGACTTCATTCAGTGACTCCGCGATCGCCTCTAAACGATCAAAATAAGGTAGAGCTTGAAGATAAGTTTTGTACTCGATTAGTTTCTCAGTCCCTCTAGTCGGGTGGGTGCCGGCCGGCCGGATCCCCCTGAAAACCGTACGAGCGGGTCTCCCCGCATGCGGCTCACGCCATTTGAGGTGGCCCAGCCCAGCATTCATTCGCAAATCCTGTAGTGAAATTGAGACTGCTCGACCTCGGAAGCTAATTCGCGTGTAGGCAGCGCTGTCTTAATACCGTTGACGCATTTCCTACGAACCGAATGCATATATAGAAATTTTTTCTCCAGAATCCTTCTTTCTATGTTTTTCTTATAAAAATCCTCTAAACCGAATGAGGCCTAAACTCTGAGCTGTACAGCACGGGTCAGCCCTTGACCAAGGTTGGACAGCGGCGTAGAGTACGTGTATCCGCAACGCTGCTTGACAGCGGTCTTGGAATTGAACTCTCTCCCTCGGGTCGTGGGCGCGGCTACTTTTCAGTGAACAGTCCTCTCAACCTGACACTGTAGTCGTAAACCGAGGCACTACGCATCTTCACTGCCAGATCCTGCTTCATCATGCTCCGCGTCTAATCTTTATTTTATCTATGCATTTCCAATATTGTTGTAGTAGTATTTTCCCTTGTAATATACCAGAACATGTAACAAACACCGTGGCATTTCAAACGCACCATCGCATCAACATTAGAGTATCTACGGCCGGACTTGACAAATCCGGCCTCTTAAATGTCCGCGGGCACTAACCGGGCACCACTCAAATGTTGCGCCATATATTCACATAcctcaattttttttgaaaaaacccATCCATATATTAATTAATTGATACAAATGTTCGTGCAATCATTCGTTACAGCTCTTGCCA contains:
- the LOC109777521 gene encoding helicase SEN1 codes for the protein MEIWSELSTMNLNNSQNDAILNCISAMLSNSSSSLSLIWGPPGTGKTKTITVLLWLMRKLKHGTLTCAPTNLAVKQVASCFLRLSKENPLDTSCLGDVLLFGNKHRMCVEDDLKEIYLHDRVRKLLVCFAPLTGWRHCLSSMYDFLENGYSQYLRYSEEQKEENKPSFLHYTRKKLDVIYPELRRCFKQLLFHVPKSCILEVNYNNIISLLELLEDFNTLQRKTTRVEIKEVFLYKDVPRKSSMGILPKTVITIGKTRIKCLELLKMLLSCLKLPITSSKRTIREFCMESASIIFCTVSSSSKVTSNKKLELLVVDEAAQLKECETLIPLRLPALKHAILIGDECQLPATVVSKVCKDALFGRSLFARLSSLGHEKYLLNMQYRMHPSISIFPNSSFYGGQLLDAPSVMQKEHQKKYLPGSMFGTYSFFNIEDSWEDVDELGHSRKNVVEVTIIQEILQNLRRACSKTMKKVTVGVICPYSAQVLAIQEKLRKIKFGPLSVKISSVDGFQGGEEDIIILSTVRSNSDGVVGFVSDRQRTNVALTRARHCLWILGNTATLSRSGSIWADLVHNAKERQCFFNAKSDGAISRVIAKHESELSSVKDKSVTPLQVKNNTVRVQAPSRTRKGQKRQRHPSLKCGPSHAGSRQRGGVASGPDPHRRKDKGIVEDLIASFSSLRLR